In the genome of Chelonia mydas isolate rCheMyd1 chromosome 26, rCheMyd1.pri.v2, whole genome shotgun sequence, one region contains:
- the ADAM32 gene encoding disintegrin and metalloproteinase domain-containing protein 32 produces the protein MGRALRLALLEALLAGLGSQIFLHITDPQRISSNITGDLVLVDKVSYVITVGGTPYTLHLKRQLFLSDDFRVYTYSKGGAVHSDFPHIKDDCYYQGYIEGFPNSLVTLSTCSGLKGLLQFENASYGIEPLDSSPGFEHIIYQIKNKNTASPLLANNYTDIGREKVTEKVSYKLHTDIEVFFQSMSDVTKSPRYLEMYVILDKGLYNYLGSDKDVITRKIVQLLGFVNSMFTPLNMTIVLSSLEFWTDNNKIRTTGEADEILQRFLQWKESYLVLRPHDMAYLFVYRDHPNYVGATFAGRICLRNYAGGVALYQRAVTLETFSVIIAQLLGLSLGMAYDDSRDCQCSGSICIMNTKAVHSSGVKAFSSCSIRDFKSFMKHRREDCLSNRPYLNLSYKRAVCGNGIVERGEQCDCGSAKECAKDKCCTNKCKLKPRAKCGTGLCCQNCKFKAKNKKCRPMADSQCDLDEYCNGSSAFCPADLYVQNGHRCEHNTAFCYKGHCQSADKACQRIYGKGSKNAPLACYEEINSQTDRFGHCGNDPKKGFQICSWMDVTCGKLVCTYPSRIPFTKEKAAIIYAQVREHVCVSLDYMKPPTETDPLLVKEGTKCGPGKVCINRTCQFYAVLGYDCNPQVKCNGRGVCNNKKHCHCNPGWNPPNCKTKGSPVGGSVDSGLRFLDFDMVLERAAQDTLKNWLLLSFCIFLPVLVGSIIMIVKWNELNRFCSKEEEESQADESEDLSLPDNRSM, from the exons GACAAAGTGTCCTATGTCATTACAGTAGGAGGGACACCGTATACTCTTCACCTGAAGCGACA aCTATTTTTATCTGATGATTTCAGGGTTTATACTTACAGCAAAGGGGGGGCTGTTCATTCTGATTTCCCACATATTAAG gatGATTGCTACTACCAAGGATATATTGAAGGCTTTCCCAATTCACTTGTGACACTCAGCACCTGCTCTGGGCTCaa AGGGCTATTGCAGTTTGAGAATGCCAGCTATGGAATTGAACCCTTGGATTCTTCACCTGGGTTTGAGCACATTATTTatcaaataaagaataaaaacacTGCGAGTCCACTTTTAGCAAACAACTACACTGATATAGGGAGAGAAAAGGTGACAGAAAAGGTGTCTTACAAGCTGCATACAGATATTGAAG TTTTTTTTCAGTCAATGTCAGATGTCACTAAATCCCCCAGATACCTGGAAATGTATGTCATTTTGGACAAGGGTTTG TACAACTATCTGGGTTCAGACAAGGATGTTATAACACGGAAAATAGTCCAGCTTCTTGGATTTGTCAACAGT atgtttacaccCCTTAACATGACAATTGTACTGTCTTCCTTGGAGTTTTGGACAGATAATAATAAAATTCGCACAACAGGGGAAGCTGATGAGATACTACAAAGATTTTTACAATGGAAAGAATCTTACCTTGTTCTTCGGCCACATGACATGGCATATTTATTTGT ttACAGGGACCACCCTAATTATGTAGGGGCAACATTTGCAGGAAGGATTTGTCTCAGAAACTATGCTGGAGGAGTTGCTCTG TATCAAAGGGCTGTAACACTGGAGACATTTTCAGTCATCATTGCACAGCTGCTGGGGCTTAGTCTGGGAATGGCATATGATGATTCTAGGGACTGTCAGTGTTCTGGATCTATCTGTATAATGAACACCAAAGCAgt ACATTCCAGTGGGGTAAAAGCCTTTAGCAGTTGCAGCATTAGAGACTTCAAAAGTTTTATGAAACATAGGAGAGAAGACTGCCTCTCTAACAGACCCTATTTGAATCTGTCCTACAAGAGGGCAGTCTGTGGCAATGGTATTGTGGAAAGAGGAGAGCAGTGTGACTGTGGCTCAGCAAAG GAGTGTGCAAAAGATAAATGCTGTACTAACAAATGTAAACTTAAGCCAAGAGCAAAGTGTGGTACTGGATTATGTTGCCAAAACTGTAAG TTTAAGGCAAAGAATAAGAAATGTAGACCCATGGCTGATAGTCAGTGTGATCTCGATGAGTACTGCAATGGGTCATCTGCATTCTGTCCAGCTGATCTTTATGTTCAGAATGGACACAGATGCGAACACAATACTGCCTTTTGTTACAAAGGACATTGCCAGTCTGCTGATAAAGCGTGTCAGAGGATCTATGGAAAAG GTTCTAAAAATGCTCCTCTTGCATGTTATGAAGAAATCAATAGTCAAACAGATAGGTTTGGACACTGTGGGAATGATCCGAAGAAAGGATTTCAGATCTGTAGTTGGAT GGATGTCACATGTGGAAAGTTAGTTTGTACATATCCAAGTCGCATTCCATTCACTAAAGAAAAAGCTGCTATCATTTATGCTCAAGTGCGAGAGCATGTATGTGTATCTTTAGATTATATGAAGCCACCCACAGAGACTGACCCTCTACTGGTTAAAGAAGGCACAAAGTGTGGGCCTGGTAAA gTTTGTATAAACCGCACATGCCAGTTCTATGCAGTCCTGGGGTATGATTGTAATCCACAAGTAAAATGCAACGGTCGTGGA GTATGCAACAATAAGAAACATTGTCATTGTAATCCTGGCTGGAATCCTCCAAATTGCAAAACGAAAGGCTCTCCAGTGGGGGGAAGTGTTGACAGTGGGCTTCGATTTTTGGACTTTG ATATGGTTTTAGAAAGAGCTGCCCAAGACACTTTGAAGAATTGGCTGCTGCTAAGTTTTTGTATCTTTCTGCCTGTCCTTGTTGGTTCTATCATCATGATTGTAAAATGGAATGAATTGAATAGATTCTGctcaaaggaggaggaggagtcacAAGCTGATga ATCAGAAGACTTGAGCCTGCCAGATAATCGAAG TATGTAG